AATATGCGCCAGCGGCAAATAGGCTAGATAGGTTTCGCCACCCGGGACAACTTGCAGGGCTACGTCGCCCGCGGCACAGGCACCGACGATTTGACGGTGTGTGACGATGACTCCCTTGGGTTTGCCTGTGAGTAGCGAGACGAGGGGCAATAATATAAACAAAATAGGCAAGCTGGGTGAGATTCGGGTCCGCGTTGGTGGTGGGTCGTCGTTCTTTGGCgaacgtgtgtgtgtgtgtgtgtacataCCGGTGGATCCACTGGTGTACATGAGTACGGCACAGGAATCGGCCTTGGGCGGTGTCGGTGGGTAGGCCTTGGTATCACCCGACGCACAGAATTCGTCAAAGGACACAATTGTCACACCCTTGGGAGCCTTGGGCATTtcaattgtttcgttgggCGCTACCAAATCGTCCGTGTAGACAATGTACTTGAGCGAGGGCATACTGGAACACTTCTGGGCCAACCTGGATACATCCTTACGGTTGCAAACGATAACGGGTATGATATTGTCGACGACAGCTTCGGCAACGGCGTCCATCCCGAGCGTCGCGTAGACGGTGGTCACGGTGACGCTTTGCGTAAAGGCGCCCATGGCGGCGATCATCCATTCGGCACAGGTGTTTTCGAAAATAGCGATCCGACAGGGCGTCGTGACTTGCTCCAGAGTCGTCGAGTAGGGCGCCGGCTGCACTCCCGCCGATCGGAGGGCGGCACCGAACTGATTGGCCTGTTGACCGACTTGAGCGTAGGTCTTCCACGTGGTGTCGGGACCGAATTCCTTGATTTTGGGCGTCCGCCAACCGAGAAAGTGGCGGGTGCCCATGCAGTGGCGGGATCCGAATCGCTCAAAGGCGACCTTGGTGATATCGTACAAAGTTTCCATACCCGGACGCGGTGTAGTAATGAGCTGCGCCCTAAAGCGGGGGTCGACACGGTGCGATTCATCGTCGGCCACGGGGACGGTCCGCAGTTGGTCGGCAGAGGTAATCTTTCGAATGATTCCTAACCATCCAAAGGTAACAATCGTCAACTGGAGATTGCAGAATACAGTTGCGGCACCACAAGTGTGAGAGTCACGACGTTCAAACGATAGAGAAAGTACCAACAGAAACACTATAACTAACTAACACAGTTACGGTACCGCAACGACACGTACCAAAAGGTCGATGGCAATGAGCAGAATCTTGACGGGCAAGAACAAAAGGTATTTCATCTTGACGACAAGCGCAATTGGTAAGGCAGATGCACGCgatttacagtcaatcaagAACGGCAGCGATTCGGTAGTTTCCTTTCGTCACGGAAGTTGAAAGAGTTCCTCGCACTCGTTGAGGCGAGAGTATCGAAAGTTAACAGTAAGGGCaggaaagagaaaaaaacAGTAGGCACCTCTCGGCGCTGGATCTTATTCTGCGCGGAGACGATCCTCGTCACACGAGGGTCTGGAATCGACAGGGAAACAAACAGACGCTGCGCCATGGAATGCCGTCGCTGTTGAGGCCGAATCTTCACAGGTTAGTCCGTGACGTGGAATGTTGGCGGTCCGGGATCCGTCgcgaacgacaacagtaCGGGTTTTGGAATTTCGCACGATACGCATTTTGGTAACGGTTTGTTACGTACGTTAGTTACGTTTCCAAATTCATTAGTAGGAATCGCCCTTCACGCTGCTCTCTCTAGTCAGCTACTAGAGGCACGTATACGACAACCCGTCTGTAGTTTTGCGTCTGCTTGTCCGTCAGGCATGTCCCAACCTACTCCAGGACATTGGAGTAGGTTGTTCGGTAGGGGTAGGTAATGTCGTTTGTCCTTCGTCTGTTCGAATGATGTGGTCTATCGTCTGTGCATCGTTGGAATATATATTCACACTACGATGCCAAAGCGCCAGACGCGCCTTGTTTACACCCCGATCCACTCGCCGCAATCGTAGCCCATCCAACCCGCACTACCCgcactaccaccaccaccgtgATTGGGGCAGGGTCCAGCGGTACCGACACCCCACCCAAGTCCACCGGGCTCGTTTCATGCCCCAGAACCATATTTCATTGTCGCTTCCCGCGATCCCGTTCCCGTAGTCTGATTGTGTCTCGTTTGGGACTATCGTGGACCTCTCGGCTTGTTGTTTGTCtgcctgcctgcctgccAAGCACCCAAACCACATTCCACTCACCGAGCGCCACCATGGCGGGGGATCCACGCCAGCCACCGCAGCCGTCACCGGAATCGGCGCATATCGGAGACAAAAAACCCGAGACGGCACGATCCATTCTATGGAGTGCTGACGATCATCCCGACGAGGAACTGGAAGATGTGGATTTGCCCTTGCCAGTCGTCGATCATCCGTTGACCGTGCCGTTGTCGACGAACGCGTCGCACCCCGTACCGGCGGCGGATCACGAACTGATATCCCGGATTCTGGTACCGTCTCCGTTTCCTCATCACCACGCGGGCCCCACCAGCGCTCGTTTCAGGAATGCCTTGAATCGGGTACAGACTCAACCCACTGCGGACGTCGAAGCCTGGCAAGCCCTCTTGACGGAAACGCAAACGTGCTACAAACAGATTGTGGCCAACAACACATTGACAAACTCCGTTACGCACCCGTACACAACCGACGCCGAGACGGATGTTGTTGCTCGCgtcaaacaacaacaattggaTTGGGTGGAATCCTGCTACGGTGCCGTCTTACGCTACTTCCCCTACGCCAGTAGCCACGTACACACCGTGGCAGAAATTCTGTGGACACTGTCGTCGCACGGcgtcgcggaagaacagcagTTACTTGTATTCGACGGCACCAACCATAGTCACCACAGTACCATCAACGCCTCGTCTGTGTCTCCCCAACGAACTCAACTGTACGAAGCCAAACTGGAACGACTCTTGTCTCGCTATCTCGGTGTCACGTTCGACCATTCCTCGTCCGGTAGCAATTATCCCAACGGTCGGGACGCCGATACGCCACCGTCCCCACCCGAAAACACGGCACTACCCGGAATGTGCGATTGGATGGTAGAATTGTGGTTGTTGTACGCTCGGAAAAAACGGCGTGACGCTCTACGGCACAGTAACCTcgcacaacaacaacaactaccCGACGCGCGTGTATCTTACGTTCGGGACCAAACGTTACAAGCCTACGAGCAGGCACAACCCTTTGTCGGACACGGTGAAAATAACGtcatcttttggaaagcatATTTGGACTTTGTCCGTTCCTGGACGGCCATGGCCAATGAGGACGCGAAAAACCATCACGCGGTGGCGCAACAGCAAATGGTGCGACTCCGGACCATTTATCAGGCCTTGATCAAGTATCCCATGACGGGATTGGATCAGCTGTGGCAAGAGTACGAAGCCTTTGAGCGGGGTCAGAACGAAACACTCGCGCAGGCGTTGACGCAGGAACTGTTGCCCACGTACCAACACGCCCGGACCGTGTATCTCGAACGACACCGTGTGTACGATACCAACGATCTACAACTAGGTCGACTCGCCACGCCACCGGCGGACAATGCCGTCACTCAAGAAGAAGATTACGAAACGAAACGAGCCGAAGAGCAAGCATTACTGCGTGCGTGGAAAGTGCGGGTTGCCTACGAACGGACCAATCCGGAACGTTTGAATTCGAGTGAGTTTGCACGACGCGTCCGACAGGTCTACCAGGCGATGGTTTCGGTGCTGACGCGGTACCCAGAAGCTTGGCACATGTGGAGTACCTGGGAATTGTCCGTGGCCACCGGTACTACCACGACGTCTGATGTCACTGCTGATGGACGACACCACGAATCAACCATCACGTTGGCCCGTGCCGTCTTACAACTCGGACAAAGTCATATTCCAGACTGCACATTACTCGCGCATACCGAAGCCATCCTAGTCGAACTTCATGCAGTGGATCCCAAATCATGCTTAAATGTCATGGAACGGTTTGTGGATCGTAGCCCCAATACTCTCGGCTTTGTTCTATATCAGCAACTGACGCGACGATATCAAGGTATGGAAGCTGCGAGAAAGGTGTTTGCACGTGCACGACGCGTATTGGTAAATCCGGCCGAAGCCGCGGCCGCTGCAGCGAAACAAGATGTCCGGACTGAGGACGGGGTTGATGCAGAGAATCATCCACACGACGAGGGAAGCGGCGGCAAACGCTGGGTAGTGACAAATAGATTAGATCCTAACATTGGACCGACAAATGGGCAACAGGTGCAAGGTGCTACCGAAACGACGACAGGACAAGAAGGGGTTGTAGACGGAAGCGAAAAACATCCACCGGGTGTTATTACTTGGCACCTATACGCCTCGCACGCAAACATTGAGCACAGGGTCAACAAGGCACCGGAAGTTGCAGCGCGAATTTATGAGTTGGGTTTGCGGAAGCACGCGGCCTTTTTGACCGTACCGTCCTACGTAATGCGATACGCCCAACTACTCCTGGAATTAAACGATACAATGAATCTACGGGCCTTGTTAACTCGCGCTGTCGCTGCTTGTGAGGCccaagaaaaggaaaactCCCTGGCGTTGCTCTGGAACATGACTTTGCATTTTGAGTCGGTCATGGGAGGGTCCGATCCAACTAGTGCCGTAACGATGCAGAAAATAGAACGACAACGTCGTGCAGCCCTGATGGGTGCTAACGTGGAAGAGGTAGCCACTGGAGGGTTTGTTGGAATTAATGAACCAGCCTTGATTGGTGCTCAAAAATCCACTATTGCAGACCAGTTGGTGCGAACGGAAAGCTATGATACGAGTTCCTCTATTGTAAATGGAATGAACCGTGCGGTGGATGTTTTGGAAATAATGGGGTTGTGGGGAAGCGGGGAGTCATCAGTGGATCAAGCTCGTCGTCGGATcaagcaaagcaaaaacCGGGAAAGCGAAGTTGATATTTCCGGTGGGAAGAGCGACACAAGTTTTCAAAAGCGACTCGAGTACCAAAACGCAGTATCGGCAGGGTTCTCACCAGAGGCAGGAACGACTGATGGCACCGCCATAGGCAACAAGATTATGTCAGCTCGTGAGCGCTATCAACAGGGAGCTATAGCGGTCGCCTCCGGTGGTGCGGTTGGCTCGAGTGCAATTATTATGGCAATTCAGCAAATGCCAGATTGGCTGCGACCACTTCTCATGACATTGCCAGCGACACGACTACGTGTTCCAGTTGTGCCAAAACCTCCGCCGCATATGGTTGAAATCGCTTTGGCCGCACTGAAGGCGAATTCGCTTCCTGCCGAGCGGCCTGAGGGAGAAGTATCTACGAGTGGCAGCAAGCGTAAATTGGCTGCGATTGACTCCTCGGACGAAGAGAGTGATGTGCAAGGCGGAGGGTATGGCAGCCAGTTTCGAAACAGACAGCGTGCTAGAATGAACGCGTCATAAAGCGTAAAAAAACTGAAGTACTTTTATTCTTCTCGAATGATGAACATTGTGGAAGTGTCATCAGCTGCTGCACTTTGTAGAAACGACCGCACACTAGCTCGCGACTGATACACAAGGCTCTCATCCTCTGAATACACGTTGTCCAAGCTTCGTTCTCTGACAGTGTTCATCAATTCGCGTAGTAAGTTCGACAAAGCCGAGCAAGCATTGCTTCCCTCGAGAGAAAAGCTCTCGTCTATGTAGTGCGGCAGCATGTGTTTCAATAACTCAGTGTCAATTTGTAGCTGTTTGAAGCTATCTCGAGAAAAAGTGCGAACACGAACTTGCTCGGCGAAACCACGAAATGCCGACTTAAAGAAAATGTAGAGAACTGCATTTCGAGAAGGATCAACGATTTCACCCGGATGCGGTAGGACTGACACAACGTTGTCCATAAACATGCGCTCAACATCCAATTGTAAACCTGTTTTCCGACCAACAACGCTTTTAGTAAACTCGGGTATAGAATCATCGGCCAAGTAGCTCACTGGCCCAGCTCTCTGTCTACCACCAAACACATCATAGCAGTCCAGCGCAGTTACCCTGGCAATTTCTAGCGCTTTCACGGCGGCATCGCTTGGGCGGTTTCTAAAGTCTTTACCAGATACATTCGTGGCCAGAAGACCTGCTGTCAGAGCATCAGCCGCTTGATGGCCTTGGTAAACGGCATATTGTGCAATTATTCTTGAAGATGACAGCTGAAATTGTCGAGCAATGATGTCATCGGCACGCGAAACTTTCATCTCAGCTGACAATGAAGCGTCTGTGGGAAACATTCCCCTTGACTTCTTCTTGCCTCCTCCTACATAGCTCTGTATTGattcttcaatttcgtccGAGACAGACTCCTCCGCCAAAAGACACAATTGTGCAATTGCCAACGTGCATCCAATATCGCCCATTGATCTACCAGTGGTTGCACTGATAGACTGCAATTTGCGCACAATAGAATCTACAAGTTGCACAATC
The Phaeodactylum tricornutum CCAP 1055/1 chromosome 7, whole genome shotgun sequence DNA segment above includes these coding regions:
- a CDS encoding predicted protein, coding for MAGDPRQPPQPSPESAHIGDKKPETARSILWSADDHPDEELEDVDLPLPVVDHPLTVPLSTNASHPVPAADHELISRILVPSPFPHHHAGPTSARFRNALNRVQTQPTADVEAWQALLTETQTCYKQIVANNTLTNSVTHPYTTDAETDVVARVKQQQLDWVESCYGAVLRYFPYASSHVHTVAEILWTLSSHGVAEEQQLLVFDGTNHSHHSTINASSVSPQRTQLYEAKLERLLSRYLGVTFDHSSSGSNYPNGRDADTPPSPPENTALPGMCDWMVELWLLYARKKRRDALRHSNLAQQQQLPDARVSYVRDQTLQAYEQAQPFVGHGENNVIFWKAYLDFVRSWTAMANEDAKNHHAVAQQQMVRLRTIYQALIKYPMTGLDQLWQEYEAFERGQNETLAQALTQELLPTYQHARTVYLERHRVYDTNDLQLGRLATPPADNAVTQEEDYETKRAEEQALLRAWKVRVAYERTNPERLNSSEFARRVRQVYQAMVSVLTRYPEAWHMWSTWELSVATGTTTTSDVTADGRHHESTITLARAVLQLGQSHIPDCTLLAHTEAILVELHAVDPKSCLNVMERFVDRSPNTLGFVLYQQLTRRYQGMEAARKVFARARRVLVNPAEAAAAAAKQDVRTEDGVDAENHPHDEGSGGKRWVVTNRLDPNIGPTNGQQVQGATETTTGQEGVVDGSEKHPPGVITWHLYASHANIEHRVNKAPEVAARIYELGLRKHAAFLTVPSYVMRYAQLLLELNDTMNLRALLTRAVAACEAQEKENSLALLWNMTLHFESVMGGSDPTSAVTMQKIERQRRAALMGANVEEVATGGFVGINEPALIGAQKSTIADQLVRTESYDTSSSIVNGMNRAVDVLEIMGLWGSGESSVDQARRRIKQSKNRESEVDISGGKSDTSFQKRLEYQNAVSAGFSPEAGTTDGTAIGNKIMSARERYQQGAIAVASGGAVGSSAIIMAIQQMPDWLRPLLMTLPATRLRVPVVPKPPPHMVEIALAALKANSLPAERPEGEVSTSGSKRKLAAIDSSDEESDVQGGGYGSQFRNRQRARMNAS